ACCCGCTCAAGGATGCACTTCAAGACAGGATTATCCTCGGGCTATGCTCGCTCGAACTCTGCTGCTTTTGCTCGCTTTCGCCAGCCCTCTATTCGCTCAGATGGACTCCACCTGGACGACGAACCACCCGCCCTTCCGCATCGCCGGAGACCTCTACTACGTCGGCAGCGACGATCTGGCGGCCTATCTCATCACCACGCCGCAGGGCAACATCCTCATCAACACGAACCTTGCCAGCTCTGTTCCGCAGATCCGGCAGAACATCGAGAAGCTCGGCTTTCGCGTTGCGGACACGAAGATCATGCTGAACAGCCAAGCCCACTTTGACCACGTAGCAGGCACTGCGGAGATGAAGCGGCTCACGCACGCCAAGGTCGAGGTCATGGAAGGGGACGTCGTTCCCATGGAGTCCGGCGGACGCAAGGACTTCTTCTTCTTCAACGATCCAAGCGCGTATTTCCCACCCGTCAAGGTGGACAAGGTGCTGCATGACGGCGAACAAGTGAGCTTGGGCGGCACCGTTCTGACCGCGCACCTGACTGCGGGTCACACCATGGGCTGCACGACGTGGACGATGCAGATCACGGAAGACGGCAAGACCTACAACGTCGTCATCGTCGGCGGAGCCAGTATGAACGGCGGCAACAACCTGATCCACGATCCCCGCTATCCGACCGAGGCCGAGGATTTTCTCCGCGCCTTCCGGACGCTGCGCGGTCTGCCCTGCGACTTCTTCCTTGGAGCGCATGGAAAGTACTTCGATCTGAAGCTGAAGTATCCGAAGCTGCAGGCCGGTGCGGCGAATCCGTTTCTGGATCCCGACGGATATAAAGCTTTCCTCGACGACCGCGAACAGGCCTTCCGCAAGGAACTGGCGAAGCAGACTGCCGCGCACAAATAGAATTTGCTCGAATCACCAAGATTTTGCTTTGCTTGCCTCTGGGCTGGGCTCTAGGATGATCCCGTCCCGGAGGTAAGGCATGCTGCGGAAGATTATGATCATTGTCGTGCTGCTGGTCGTAGTTTTGCTGCTCTACGCGTCGCGGCAGCCGGATATGTTCCACGTGGAACGCTCCCTGGTCATAGCTGCCGCGCCGGAGAAGATCTACCCGCTGATCGACGATTTTCATCAGTGGCATCTCTGGTCTCCGTGGGACAAGATCGACCCGGCGGCGAAGATCGTGATTGGAACTCCTTCAAGCGGCCCCGGCGCAACATACGCGTGGGAAGGCAACCGCAAGGTGGGCGCTGGGACGATGGTGATCCTGGACGATGCCGCGCCGACGCGGGTGCACATCAAGCTGGATTTCCTGAAACCCATGGCCGGTACCAGCGAAAACCTCTACACCCTGACGCCAGAGGCAGGCGGAACCCGGGTGACATGGCTGATGACAGGGCCGATGTCTTTTGTTTCCAAGATCATGTGCGTGTTCGTCAGCATGGACAAAATGGTGGGTGGGGATTTCGACCGTGGTTTGGCGAATATGAAGGCTGTGGCAGAGCGATAGGAAGCCGACAGATTGTGCCCCATTCTTTCGCGCTCTTTGCGAAAGGGTGGGGTCGCGCAGAGCGCACAAACCGGATTTGCCAGGAAAAGAAAGCAGATCCCTTCGCCTCGCTATGGGATGACAAAGAAAAAGAATGAGGCACCTCCCGAGGTTCGTGGGTGGGGTGTGGCAGATTTGCCACAGAGTGGAGTTCTATTTGGGGAATATTCTGGGCCTTGTTGCCGGAGAACCTGCGTTTGCCTGGAATGACCGCCCATACCGAACAGACCCTTGTGGAACCGCTGAGTTTTGCGGGAG
This genomic stretch from Terriglobus saanensis SP1PR4 harbors:
- a CDS encoding SRPBCC family protein — encoded protein: MLRKIMIIVVLLVVVLLLYASRQPDMFHVERSLVIAAAPEKIYPLIDDFHQWHLWSPWDKIDPAAKIVIGTPSSGPGATYAWEGNRKVGAGTMVILDDAAPTRVHIKLDFLKPMAGTSENLYTLTPEAGGTRVTWLMTGPMSFVSKIMCVFVSMDKMVGGDFDRGLANMKAVAER
- the bla gene encoding subclass B3 metallo-beta-lactamase — translated: MLARTLLLLLAFASPLFAQMDSTWTTNHPPFRIAGDLYYVGSDDLAAYLITTPQGNILINTNLASSVPQIRQNIEKLGFRVADTKIMLNSQAHFDHVAGTAEMKRLTHAKVEVMEGDVVPMESGGRKDFFFFNDPSAYFPPVKVDKVLHDGEQVSLGGTVLTAHLTAGHTMGCTTWTMQITEDGKTYNVVIVGGASMNGGNNLIHDPRYPTEAEDFLRAFRTLRGLPCDFFLGAHGKYFDLKLKYPKLQAGAANPFLDPDGYKAFLDDREQAFRKELAKQTAAHK